A genomic stretch from Silurus meridionalis isolate SWU-2019-XX chromosome 1, ASM1480568v1, whole genome shotgun sequence includes:
- the LOC124387561 gene encoding GTPase IMAP family member 8-like encodes MASYKDSAKRRRRKCSLSPPPRMSELRIIVMGKSLQHTYMVGNFILGKDAFETEGPSHSVKQCSKRASGCVEGTHITLINAPPLFNPKLKPEELKECVHLSAPGPHAFLLVIQPHSFTEEDKSHLGLLLNYFSEQALNYTFVIGIEQDSNGGKSGEKSNAFQSLINDCCQRYYKYKQLKKKNSCRELFEHISYVVDQKCLMCDVSEESVQIDDNPARLGERTLDLPDHTKEKSKSTLVGKVIGYVLGSDSSLPVLNLVLCGSDEALKTSISDLILGKRNVKTAEVCGRRLRLMVMPTLYNTQLSDDEVVDKILHFISLDNPVHAFLFIIPVGPLTDDDKTEIEMIQRIFSPSVCDHSIVIFTSENINEATINFVQQNSELEELRRLCGNRYMILEKEKNRGHKQVPELLDEVTNIKIYSLLMFIGAQRDGAKKPLEDELSEMKKQLQAKPQEAGAEGENSDFNHLRILLIGKAGNGKSATGNTILGREAFESDVSMKSVTKMCQKGIAEVQGTSVAVVDTPGLFDATLSNEEVIEEIVKCISLLAPGPHAFIIVLSVGRFTVEEKETLSMIKKIFGAEAAKYTIVLFTGGDKLKGKTIENYIKTSDHPYVNRLIRDCGGRVHLFNNTVKDSTQVSDLLQKIEQMIKFNRVNYFTNEMFEMAEMSIQQKQKEMLKEREEQMQAEKVALKAKFEEELQQLRKKWRKRERLEEDRRIGKHI; translated from the exons TGTCTGAGCTGAGGATCATTGTGATGGGAAAAAGTCTGCAACATACCTACATGGTAGGAAATTTTATCCTGGGAAAAGATGCATTTGAGACTGAAGGTCCTTCACATTCAGTCAAGCAGTGCAGTAAGAGAGCCAGTGGATGTGTTGAAGGAACGCACATCACTCTCATCAATGCACCTCCTTTATTTAACCCGAAACTAAAACCAGAGGAACTGAAAGAGTGTGTACATCTTTCTGCCCCTGGACCTCATGCATTTTTACTTGTGATACAACCTCACAGCTTCACAGAGGAGGACAAGAGCCACTTGGGATTGTTACTAAACTACTTCAGTGAGCAAGCTCTAAACTACACCTTTGTCATTGGTATAGAGCAGGATTCTAATGGAGGCAAGTCTGGAGAAAAGTCGAATGCTTTTCAAAGTTTAATAAACGACTGCTGTCAGcggtattataaatataaacagcttaaaaaaaagaattcatgtCGTGAGCTTTTTGAGCACATCAGTTATGTGGTCGACCAAAAATGTCTCATGTGTGACGTCTCTGAGGAATCGGTCCAAATTGATGATAATCCTGCAAGACTGGGAGAGAGAACACTAGATCTTCCAGATCACACAAAAGAGAAGAGCAAATCAACTTTAGTGGGAAAAGTCATAGGTTATG tgcTGGGAAGTGATTCCTCATTGCCAGTGTTAAACCTGGTGCTGTGTGGAAGTGATGAAGCACTAAAGACCTCCATATCAGATCTCATATTGGGCAAGAGAAATGTGAAGACTGCAGAAGTCTGTGGACGCCGTCTCAGGCTGATGGTGATGCCAACTCTCTATAACACTCAACTCTCAGATGACGAAGTGGTGGATAAGATTCTTCACTTTATCTCTCTGGATAATCCTGTCCAtgcttttcttttcatcatTCCTGTTGGTCCTCTCACTGATGACGACAAAACAGAAATAGAGATGATTCAAAGAATCTTTAGTCCAAGTGTGTGTGATCACAGTATAGTTATTTTTACCAGCGAGAACATTAATGAAGCTACAATTAACTTTGTTCAGCAAAATTCAGAATTGGAAGAACTTCGACGCTTGTGTGGAAACAGATATATGAtcttagagaaagaaaaaaatcgaGGACATAAACAGGTACCAGAACTGTTAGACGAAGTAACAAATATAAAGATTTATTCTCTCTTAATGTTTATCGGGGCACAGAGAGATGGAGCTAAAAAGCCACTAGAGGATGAACTGTCTGAAATGAAGAAACAACTTCAAGCTAAACCACAGGAAGCAG GTGCTGAAGGTGAAAACTCTGACTTCAATCATCTGAGAATTTTACTGATTGGAAAAGCAGGAAATGGGAAGAGTGCCACAGGAAACACCATTCTAGGAAGAGAAGCATTTGAGAGTGATGTCAGCATGAAATCTGTTACAAAAATGTGCCAGAAGGGAATTGCAGAAGTTCAGGGCACATCAGTAGCTGTTGTGGACACTCCAGGACTCTTTGACGCCACACTATCAAATGAAGAAGTAATAGAAGAAATTGTGaaatgcatttcattgctgGCACCAGGACCCCATGCCTTTATCATTGTGCTGAGTGTGGGAAGGTTCACTGTGGAAGAGAAGGAAACATTGTCTATGATTAAGAAGATCTTTGGTGCTGAGGCTGCAAAATACACTATAGTGCTGTTTACTGGAGGAGATAAACTGAAAGgtaaaacaatagaaaattATATCAAGACCAGTGATCATCCATATGTGAACAGGTTAATCAGGGACTGTGGTGGAAGAGTTCACTTGTTCAATAACACTGTAAAAGATTCCACCCAAGTTAGCGATCTCCTTCAGAAGATTGAACAAATGATCAAGTTTAACAGGGTCAATTATTTTACTAATGAGATGTTTGAGATGGCAGAGATGTCGATacaacagaaacaaaaggagatgctgaaagagagagaggaacagatGCAAGCTGAGAAAGTGGCTCTGAAGGCCAAATTTGAAGAAGAGCTTCAACAGCTCAGGaaaaaatggagaaagagagagaggttggaAGAAGATAGGCGAATCGGAAAACACATTTAA
- the unc50 gene encoding protein unc-50 homolog — protein sequence MLPTTAYTPQKQSNGSLNSRDAARHTAGGKRYKYLRRLLHIKQMDFEFAVWQMLYLFTSPQRVYRNFHYRKQTKDQWARDDPAFLVLLSIWLCVSTVGFGLVLDMGFVETLKLLLWVVFIDCIGVGLLISTFMWVVSNKYLMKQPSRDYDVEWGYAFDVHLNAFYPLLVILHFLQLFFINHIVVINSDWFVGYFVGNTLWLIAIGYYIYITFLGYSALPFLKNTVVLLYPFALLALLYVLSVTLGWNFTKGLCWFYKYRVQ from the exons atgttGCCCACCACAGCGTACACCCCCCAGAAACAGTCCAACGGCAGCCTGAATTCCCGCGATGCCGCTCGACACACGGCCGGCGGAAAGCGATACAAGTACCTTCGCCGCCTCCTGCACATCAAGCAGATGGACTTTGAGTTCGCCGTGTGGCAGATGCTTTACCTGTTCACCTCGCCGCAGAGAGTGTACCGCAACTTCCACTACCGCAAACAGACCAAGGACCAGTGGGCCCGCGATGACCCCGCCTTCCTAGTGCTGCTCAGCATCTGGCTGTGCG TGTCCACAGTAGGCTTCGGTCTGGTGTTGGATATGGGGTTTGTGGAGACGCTGAAGCTCTTACTCTGGGTCGTGTTCATCGACTGCATCGGCGTCGGCCTGCTCATCTCCACCTTCATGTG ggttgtCAGTAATAAATACCTGATGAAGCAGCCGAGTAGAGATTACGATGTGGAATGGGGATACGCCTTCGACGTGCACCTGAACGCTTTCTATCCTCTGCTGGTCATCTTACACTTCCTCCAGCTGTTCTTCATCAACC atATTGTGGTGATCAACTCAGACTGGTTTGTGGGATATTTTGTGGGCAACACCTTGTGGCTAATCGCCATTGGCTACTACATATACATCACATTCCTCGGCTACAgcg CTCTACCCTTTCTGAAGAACACGGTGGTTCTGCTCTACCCGTTCGCTCTGCTTGCGCTGCTCTACGTCCTCTCTGTGACACTGGGCTGGAACTTCACTAAAGGTCTCTGCTGGTTCTATAAGTACAGAGTGCAGTAG